The DNA sequence CGTGGCCGTGCTCAGCTACCTGAACACCGACTGGTACATCCAGCAGATGAAGCGCCGCTCGTACCTCTCGCAACCGCTGCCCATCACGATGGGCGACAAGGCCTACGCCCAGGGCACCAACGACTACCTGCCCTTCGCCCAGAACCCGGCCGTGAAGGACGTGGACGTGAAGCAGTTCATCCAATTGGTGCAGCAAAACAACCCGCTGCTGCAAGTGCAGTACCAGGAAGACGGCCCCGGCATCATGTCGTTTCCAACACCAAACTTTTACCTGCCCGTGGATACGACGGCGTTTAAGAAGCTGGGCCTCATCCCCAAGGGCCGCGAGAACCAGCTCGTAGACCGCATGGACTGGAGCATGGGCAAGCGCGGCATCGAGAAGAAAAACCTGGTGATTCTCGACATGATTGCCACCAACAACTGGAAGCGGCCCATCTACTTCAGCTCCACCGTCACGCCGAGCGACTACATGAACCTCCAGCCCTACTTCCAGCTCGAGGGCCTCGCCTACCGCCTGCTGCCGCTGAAGGACCCCAACTACACGCCCCAGGGCGAAGACGGCTACGTGGACCTCGACCTGAACTACCGCGAGCTGATGAAAACTTTCAGCTACCGGGGCCTGACGAACGACAAGATTTTCTACGACGAGAACAACCTGAAGTTTCCGTCGAACTACCGCGACAAGTTTGCCCGCCTCGCCAACACCTACCTCGAGCGCGGCAACAAGGCCAAGGCCAAGGAGGTAGCCGACTATTGCTTGCAGGTGATGCCCGACAAGGCCATTCCTTACGACTACTACTCGCCGCAGCTGGTGCCGGCCCTCATCGCGGGCGGCGAGAAGCAGCGCGCCGACGAAATCCTCGACACCATGACGCGCCGCTCCATCCAGATGCTCTCGTACTACGCCGCCCGCCCCGACGGCAGCCTCTTCGACTACGACCAGCGCCTGCACCTCGTCAACCTCCAGTACGTGTACCGCTCGGCCATGCAGGCCGGCGACACCGTACGGGCCCAAAAAGCATTTGCTGTGCTCCAGCCCTACCTGCAAGGGCAGCGGTAGCGGGGCCGGGGCCCCAGCACCACCCAAAAAGGGCCGGCTCGCATTGCTGCGGGCCGGCCCTTTTTGGGTAGAATTATACTGCTTACGAAGTGGGATGCGAAAACAAAGTAGGGTGCGGGGCTTGCCCCCGCCCGTCCTTGAACGGTTCAGTCGGCTTTCGTTCAACGACGGGCGGGGACAAGCCCCGCACCCTACTTCGTGACGAGTATAACCCCCAGCTTTCTATACCGAAGGCAGCAGCTCGATGGCGGCGGCTAGCGCCCGGGCGGGCGCGATTTGGTCGATGCGCGGGTCGCGGGCCGGGGTGCTGAAATCACCTCGGGCGAAGCGGGCCTCCTGGCTGGGCGGGAACAGGCACCGGCACGGGGCCCCCAGCAAAGCAGCGGGGTACGGGAAGAACTTGCCGTAGTTCTCGCCCATCAGCAGCACCAGCAGGGGCACGCCGGCCTGGGCCCCCAGGTGGGCCGCCACGGTATCGTTGCTGATGAGCAGCCGGGCCCCAGCCACCAGCGCAGCCAGCCCGGGCAGATCGGTTTGGCCGCAGCGATTTTCCAGAGGTACGCCCGGGCCGGCGGCCTGCACCATGCGCTGGGCGTGGGCATCGTCGGCGGCACTACCGGCGATGATGAGTCGGTACCGGGCCCCAAAGTGCCGGTACAGGCCCCGCGCCAGCTGCGCAAAGTGCCCGGTGGGCCAGCGCTTTTGCCGGGCGCTGGCCCCCGGGAACAGCACGATGTAGGGCCCCGCGGCCGCCTCAGCCACCGCCGCTTCGTGCACAGCGGCGGGCAGGCGCAGCGGCACAGCGGCGGCCGTGCCGCCCGGCACGAGGACCAGGGGCGCGTCGGTTTTGATAGCACCGCGCTGCCAGTTTTCAAAGAACTCGCGGTTGCGGTCGTACTCGAACAGCACGGCCGGCGTGCTGGGGAGCAACCGGGTGTAGCACGCGTTGATGAGTTCCACCCAGGGGCCCTGCTGCCCGCTCTGGCTGGCCACGCGCACGGGGGCCCCCAGGAACCGGATGAAGTTTTCTACCGACGCCTCGCGGGCGTGGAGCGGGTACACGATTTCGCCAAAGCCCAGGGCACCGAGGGCCCCCAGGGTTTCGGCGCGGTAGGCCAAATCTTTAGCGAAGCGGCCGAAATCCACCACCACCAGCTCGTCAAATACGTCAGCGTCCCAGGCGCGGGCCAGCGGGGCCCACAGCGCATTGGCCACCAGCGTGAGGCGCTGGCCGCGGCCGCGCACCGCGGCGCTCATTTGGCGCAGCCAGGGCCGGTAGAGCAGGTAGTCGCCGATGGAATCGTTGCGCACCACCAGCACCCGGGCCGGGTCGGGCGGGGCCTGCGCGGCCAGGGCGGTGGCGTCGGCCTGGCTCAGGGCCGCTACCTGGCCGCCCTGCCGGCGCTGGCGGCGAAACTGGCGGAAGCGGCTAATCAAATAGCTGAACATGGCGGCAAAGCTACGGCGAGGCCCGCCGCGGTCTGGGGCAGTCTGGGGCTCCTAAAGCCTGATGCGAACGACGCAAAGAGGGCCGTCATGCTGAGCGGAACGAAGTAGAGCCGAAGCATGACGGTCTTTTTTACGCCCGAACCGCCCCTTAGTCGGGCACGGGGGCCCCTGGGGCCCCAGCCGGCGCGACGGGGGCTGCGGCCAGCAGGATGAAAAACAGGCCAATCAATACCCCAATCTGCGTTTCCAGCGTGTACTCGACCATGAAGGAAAGCGATACAATCGAGTACATCAGCAGCAGCATGAGGTTGCGCTGCCGGATGCCCTCCCACAGCGCGTAGTAGAACCCCAGCACGAACACCAGCAACCCCACCACGCCGTAGGCCGCTAGGTTGTAGAGGAACTGGTTGTGCGGCAGCAAGTAGTGGGCAGGCTCGATGCCCGGGTACATGGCGTGGTACTGCCGGGCCATGGCGGACTCCAGCTCTATCTTGCTCAGGCCCAGCAGCGGGCGCTGCTTGATGAGGGCCCAGGCCACGTTGTACGAATACACCCGCGCCGTGACGGAATAGTAGTTGGCAGCGCCGACGGAATCGAACTGCTCGGCGTCGGAGCGGGTGACGATGATTTTATTTTGAAGCGTGGGAAACAGCAGCAGGCACGCCCCCCCTAGCAGCAGCAGCAGCCCGGCCCCGGCCAGCGCTACGCGCCAGTGCCGCAGCTGCCACCCGAGCCACACCAGCCACAGGGCCCCCGCGGCGTACATTGTCACGATGCCGCTGCGCACGGCCAGCAGGTGCTGGAACAAAAATAGAAGCACCACGCCCGCCAGGGTAGCCAGCCGCAGCCGCGGGGCCAGCTGCTTGTTCAGCGTCAGCACCAGCCCCGCCAGCACGGCCATGCTCACCAGCAGGCTGAACCGAATGTGGTCGGGCACGGTGGGCATCACTTTAGAGTGCAAGTAGCTCTGGTCGATGATGTCCTGGTGCAGCAGGTAGTACGCCGTGGTCCGGGCCGCGGCCCCCAGGCAACCGCCGATGAGCACAAGCCACAGCACCCGCTTGTGCACCGCCAACCAGCTGGGCAACAGCAAAAACGCCACTGGCAGCAGCAAAAACGGCAGCTGAAGCACCGCGTCGCGCTGGAAAATTTCGTTCGCCCAGCCGACGTGCAGCAACGCCGTGCCCACGTGCAGCCCATAAACCAGCACGAAGCTCAGCAGCAGGGGCCAGTGGGCCCGCTGGGCAATGCGCCGGTGGGCCACAGCGTAGCCCACGCCGCTCACAAACAGCCCGGCGATACCGATGCTCGGCAGCACCCGCACGTAGTCCGACACGAAAATTCCGGCGATGATGACCGTGCCCCAAAATACGCCCAGCTGCCGTGCTCTCGTTTCAGAAAAAAACCTCTTCATACGGCAAATGGCGGCCGGACGTGGCACAATTAGTAGCGGGACAACAACGCATGGCCCTGCGGATATCGTGCCTGGCACGAAGCATTTAGGGCCCCTGGCAGGGCTTCGGGGCCGCACCGCACGGCCTCGAACCCCCGCAAAGCAACAACCACTTCCGGGTAGATACGTGAAGCAGCCTCCTTTGCACGCCGCTGCCGGGGCGGCAACGCCCACCCTGCCGCCGCAGTCCAAATTTGATTTCGGTGGGAGCACACTTTCCGCAAATCCTGTTCGTTCCGGAAATTAACGCATTTCAGGCAAGGCCTTGGCAACTAACAGCAGAGCCGAACCGGCTAATCGGACCGCATAATTTGGTGCAATGCCCTGCGCGCGCAGTCCGCACCGGGCCGCAAACGCACCGCTAAGCGTAGTTTCCAAGTCAGTGCACAGGGCGGGCTACCGGCTTTTTGCCGGCTGTCCGCTCGCCTTTCGCGCCGGTAGTTCTACCGACGAGCGGACAGCCGGCGAAAAGCCGGCAGCCCGCACCCAACAAGCTGTACCCTGACTTGGAAACCGCTCTAAGCGCAACCCTACAGCAATAAGGCGGGGCAGCCTTGCGCGCGTTGGAACAGGCCTCCGAACGCCTCACTTGAAATAATATCGGCCCCCGGCAAGCTTAAAAGTGACGGGGCGGCGGCGGGCCACGGCCGCCACCGCCGGCCTTGTGCATATGTTTGGGGCCCCAACTACGTACACCCTGGCATGAACCGTTTTCTCTCCTGGGCGCTGGCGCTGGCCGCCCCCT is a window from the Hymenobacter nivis genome containing:
- a CDS encoding glycosyltransferase family 9 protein, whose amino-acid sequence is MFSYLISRFRQFRRQRRQGGQVAALSQADATALAAQAPPDPARVLVVRNDSIGDYLLYRPWLRQMSAAVRGRGQRLTLVANALWAPLARAWDADVFDELVVVDFGRFAKDLAYRAETLGALGALGFGEIVYPLHAREASVENFIRFLGAPVRVASQSGQQGPWVELINACYTRLLPSTPAVLFEYDRNREFFENWQRGAIKTDAPLVLVPGGTAAAVPLRLPAAVHEAAVAEAAAGPYIVLFPGASARQKRWPTGHFAQLARGLYRHFGARYRLIIAGSAADDAHAQRMVQAAGPGVPLENRCGQTDLPGLAALVAGARLLISNDTVAAHLGAQAGVPLLVLLMGENYGKFFPYPAALLGAPCRCLFPPSQEARFARGDFSTPARDPRIDQIAPARALAAAIELLPSV
- a CDS encoding O-antigen ligase family protein, which produces MKRFFSETRARQLGVFWGTVIIAGIFVSDYVRVLPSIGIAGLFVSGVGYAVAHRRIAQRAHWPLLLSFVLVYGLHVGTALLHVGWANEIFQRDAVLQLPFLLLPVAFLLLPSWLAVHKRVLWLVLIGGCLGAAARTTAYYLLHQDIIDQSYLHSKVMPTVPDHIRFSLLVSMAVLAGLVLTLNKQLAPRLRLATLAGVVLLFLFQHLLAVRSGIVTMYAAGALWLVWLGWQLRHWRVALAGAGLLLLLGGACLLLFPTLQNKIIVTRSDAEQFDSVGAANYYSVTARVYSYNVAWALIKQRPLLGLSKIELESAMARQYHAMYPGIEPAHYLLPHNQFLYNLAAYGVVGLLVFVLGFYYALWEGIRQRNLMLLLMYSIVSLSFMVEYTLETQIGVLIGLFFILLAAAPVAPAGAPGAPVPD